The Alteribacter populi genomic sequence GTATTCAAAACTAACTATCTACTATGAACATAGGAAGGGGATTTGTATGGATTTAATACTTAAAAACGCTCATATTCCACAAGGAGACAGGAAGGTACTGACAAATATCCTTGTCGATCAAGGAACCATTGTTGGATTTGTAAACTCCATTGATCACCTACAAGCAGATAACGTGATTGATGTACAAGAGAAATTAGTCGTTCCAGGCTGCATTGACCCGCATACCCACTTCATGGATCCAGGCTTTACACATCGTGAAACATTCGCTACTGGCAGCATGTCTGCAGCTGCTGGGGGGTTGACTGCCCATATTGACATGCCATGTTGCAGTAAACCGTCCGTACGAGACGGAGAGAGCTTTCAAAAGAAGCTCGCACCTATTAAGGATCAAGCGTATATCGACTACTGCTTTTGGGGTGGGATGACTGGAGAAGACGTCCGAGAAGGTTGGCTCGATAACGTATGGCCACAAGTAGAAGAAGGCGTTGTTGCTTTTAAAGTTTATATGACACCTTCTGTTCCAACGTTCCCTAAAGTAACTGACGCTGAAATGCTGGAAATATTTCATAAAGTAGCGGAAACTGGCTTACCTGTTGGGGTCCATGCTGAAAACTTTGACCTTTGTGACTTCTATACGGAAAAACTGAAAAATGAAGGACGGTTAGATAGTCCGGCGTGGGCTGAAGCACGAAATTCCCTTGCTGAAAAAGTCGCAATTCAACTTATTATCAGCTTTGCAGAGGCAACAGGGGCACGTGTCCACGTTGTTCATATGAGTACAAAAGAAGGCGTTGAATTAGTTAGGGAAGCTAAAAAACGAGGTGTCCAGGTAACATCTGAAACCTGCCCACACTATTTGATGTTAAATGCTGAAGAAGCCATGACGAAATTTGGTACCTTTGCGAAAATTGCTCCTCCGCTACGCGAGAAAGAAGACAATGTCATTCACTGGGAAGCATTAGAAGATGGCACCATTGATTTTGTGGGCACAGACCATGCTCCATATGAGATTGCTACTGAGAAAAAAGCGCCAGATTCTGATGTTTGGAACAGCTTTCCTGGTATTCCTGGAGTTGAAACCATGGTTCCAATTCTCGTGAGTGAAGGGTTAAATAAAGGCAGGTTATCGTTATCTCGCTTTGTAGAAGTGACAAGCCGCAACGCAGCCATTCATTACGGCATTTATCCTAAAAAAG encodes the following:
- a CDS encoding dihydroorotase gives rise to the protein MDLILKNAHIPQGDRKVLTNILVDQGTIVGFVNSIDHLQADNVIDVQEKLVVPGCIDPHTHFMDPGFTHRETFATGSMSAAAGGLTAHIDMPCCSKPSVRDGESFQKKLAPIKDQAYIDYCFWGGMTGEDVREGWLDNVWPQVEEGVVAFKVYMTPSVPTFPKVTDAEMLEIFHKVAETGLPVGVHAENFDLCDFYTEKLKNEGRLDSPAWAEARNSLAEKVAIQLIISFAEATGARVHVVHMSTKEGVELVREAKKRGVQVTSETCPHYLMLNAEEAMTKFGTFAKIAPPLREKEDNVIHWEALEDGTIDFVGTDHAPYEIATEKKAPDSDVWNSFPGIPGVETMVPILVSEGLNKGRLSLSRFVEVTSRNAAIHYGIYPKKGAIEIGSDADFTIIDLEREYKIDQEKTYSMAKYNPLHDLELKGKPVQTIVRGKLVYDEDNGGIVGDAGYGEYVKRQSTQELDRTLKY